The Paenibacillus sp. MBLB1832 genome has a window encoding:
- a CDS encoding TnsD family Tn7-like transposition protein — protein sequence MIVSFPKFLPDELFYSCCARYHNECGNTEVMQTLNDLFGKPHMVLDPTYPKCLDFFVAQLNNIDVNQIIYEHTIFPLFVPFLENRRIDDLYKMFRGEGKNYANHIIGIKNDLRINSLKYCRTCLINDDEMFGVPYWHRTHHLPGVHMCSAHHVPLESKCPVCSVEFKPKKGKLTRLNRYCENGHDMTKVISLNNIRDEHFELMNGLAQDVSFVFHHNEHSFDWSEIYVLGLRALGYCGKYRRINLTRLRNDMKKAFPESFLARFDCQLKNNGDWLKYIYLKKQVIFHPIQHLLLIRFLFGSMGELVAQLEINEPISKSIIAA from the coding sequence GTGATTGTTTCATTTCCTAAGTTTTTACCCGATGAACTCTTCTATAGCTGCTGTGCAAGGTATCACAATGAATGCGGTAATACGGAGGTAATGCAGACGTTAAATGATTTGTTTGGAAAGCCTCATATGGTACTCGATCCGACATACCCGAAGTGTTTAGATTTCTTTGTGGCCCAATTGAATAACATCGACGTGAACCAAATAATCTACGAGCATACGATATTTCCTCTCTTTGTACCTTTTCTCGAGAATAGAAGGATTGATGATTTATATAAGATGTTTCGTGGAGAGGGTAAAAACTATGCGAATCATATTATAGGAATAAAGAATGATTTAAGAATAAACTCACTTAAGTATTGCAGGACGTGTTTAATAAATGACGATGAGATGTTTGGCGTGCCCTATTGGCACAGGACACATCATTTGCCAGGGGTGCATATGTGTTCAGCTCATCACGTACCATTAGAGTCAAAATGTCCTGTGTGTTCGGTAGAGTTTAAACCCAAAAAGGGTAAATTAACTCGGCTAAATCGATATTGCGAAAATGGACATGATATGACAAAGGTTATTTCTCTCAATAATATTCGTGACGAGCATTTTGAACTTATGAATGGGTTAGCACAAGATGTCAGTTTTGTCTTTCATCATAATGAGCATTCCTTTGACTGGAGTGAAATTTATGTCTTAGGCTTGAGAGCGCTAGGTTATTGTGGAAAGTATAGAAGAATTAATTTAACGAGATTAAGGAACGACATGAAAAAAGCTTTCCCAGAGTCCTTTCTTGCTCGATTTGACTGTCAATTAAAGAACAACGGGGATTGGCTTAAGTACATATACCTCAAAAAACAGGTTATATTTCATCCCATTCAACATCTGTTATTAATTCGGTTCCTGTTTGGTTCTATGGGGGAATTGGTAGCACAGCTAGAGATAAATGAACCTATAAGCAAAAGTATAATTGCTGCATGA
- a CDS encoding helix-turn-helix domain-containing protein, producing MRSTLLFSLGERIRDLRKLKGLSQEELGERSGFHFTYIGGLERGERNISLVNLEKVASSLSVNLYELLQAAESSELKSFSSIHEAATKEITVALKQFDDKEVVMLQNIIREIKKAYK from the coding sequence ATGAGGTCAACTTTACTATTTAGTTTAGGCGAGAGGATTCGTGATTTAAGAAAGTTAAAGGGACTTTCCCAAGAAGAGTTAGGTGAAAGATCTGGTTTTCATTTCACTTATATTGGCGGCTTAGAAAGAGGAGAGCGTAATATATCACTGGTTAATCTTGAAAAGGTAGCCAGCAGCCTCTCAGTAAATTTGTATGAATTATTGCAAGCAGCTGAATCTTCTGAACTCAAGTCATTCTCATCTATCCACGAAGCTGCAACAAAAGAAATTACTGTAGCATTAAAACAATTTGATGATAAAGAGGTTGTCATGCTTCAGAACATAATTCGCGAAATAAAGAAGGCTTATAAATAA
- a CDS encoding TnsD family Tn7-like transposition protein, which yields MNKIIQFPDFRLDEDIRSIVYRYHVRSLNSNIVQTMVDLFNLKTSNTVTPRAINYFSKYLPNDTHEAKIEFLYNHTWFGILSSFHDSEFLECIFNGNDKTNNDNWVSGVSIQVLARTLSEFISEQIMYCPLCMHEDVQSFGECFVHRGHQLKFLDVCTIHNCELISRCPTCWEPLATPVYMTLLPYCRHGHEIKKQDVIQIKSYDFRKYVLINTLKLNDFGKQRDDNYTRFQLISQLGAKGYIHGQSGFLLREKLINDFFYKYGEGNLRLVGISVSMMHARLGNDLIKKFRHQYIFYGLLIDFLASDIDSFFYCKDSWSVKLPFGNSPWDCLNRFCNYYNKRIIKNYSCKYSNNGRISAEFTCPECGYIYARLWSSSTNTNKGKVAIVTVGPLTIIKLLEYCLQKKSINQLKEIISYSKSINKYLKVLFGEYNYLHVEPEVILNKIDVLREFVKNIKKYLAKGEYSSQYAKVLNLPAFKQTNIIINEDKKLAYRSKLQKIILALGDVPRSHIENMAKSEYTWLFNNDRAWIENNLPLPKNKIYTRKLDFALLDHELCEKLEKVSRVLYSSKAQKKIITKYTIINALDKSDKNRIVPYLNKGKLPMCLELLNELKETEEEYLIRMRTPKLVLSLLRNGYRNVTFESLCNKQTINKYYQNIDIDLKNKIIDIIDRIMKEYNEALEINK from the coding sequence ATGAATAAAATTATCCAATTTCCGGATTTTAGGCTAGATGAGGATATAAGAAGTATTGTATATAGATATCATGTAAGATCACTAAACAGCAACATCGTTCAGACCATGGTAGATTTATTCAATCTAAAAACTAGCAATACTGTTACACCACGGGCAATAAATTACTTTTCTAAATACCTACCAAATGATACGCATGAGGCTAAAATTGAATTCTTATACAATCATACATGGTTTGGAATTCTCAGTTCTTTTCATGATTCAGAATTCCTAGAGTGCATTTTTAACGGGAATGATAAAACTAATAATGATAACTGGGTTAGTGGGGTTAGTATTCAAGTTCTTGCTCGTACATTAAGTGAATTCATCTCAGAACAAATAATGTACTGCCCTTTATGTATGCATGAAGATGTCCAAAGTTTTGGAGAATGTTTCGTTCATCGCGGGCATCAACTCAAATTTTTAGATGTATGTACGATACACAATTGTGAATTAATTAGTAGATGTCCCACTTGCTGGGAGCCGCTCGCGACTCCAGTTTATATGACTCTATTGCCCTATTGTAGACACGGTCATGAGATTAAAAAACAGGATGTTATTCAAATAAAAAGCTATGATTTTAGGAAATACGTATTAATAAATACATTGAAATTAAATGATTTTGGAAAACAAAGAGATGACAACTACACAAGGTTTCAATTAATTTCGCAACTTGGTGCTAAAGGATATATTCATGGCCAAAGTGGTTTTCTATTGAGAGAAAAATTGATAAATGACTTTTTTTATAAATATGGTGAAGGGAATTTAAGGCTTGTTGGAATTAGTGTTTCCATGATGCACGCTAGATTGGGAAACGATTTGATTAAAAAATTTAGACATCAATATATTTTTTATGGGTTACTGATTGATTTCTTAGCATCGGACATAGATAGTTTTTTTTATTGCAAGGATAGTTGGAGCGTAAAGTTACCCTTTGGCAACAGTCCTTGGGACTGTCTTAATCGATTTTGCAATTATTATAATAAGAGAATTATTAAAAATTATAGTTGTAAATATAGTAACAATGGAAGAATATCTGCTGAATTTACCTGCCCTGAATGTGGGTATATATATGCGCGATTATGGAGTAGTAGTACTAATACTAATAAAGGTAAAGTAGCAATTGTTACAGTAGGACCTTTAACTATAATTAAGTTATTGGAGTATTGTCTGCAAAAAAAGAGTATTAACCAGCTAAAAGAGATAATTTCATATTCAAAGTCAATTAACAAATATTTGAAAGTGCTTTTTGGAGAATACAATTATTTACACGTTGAACCAGAGGTAATTTTAAATAAAATAGATGTTCTTAGAGAATTTGTGAAGAATATTAAAAAATACCTTGCAAAAGGGGAATATTCTTCACAATATGCGAAGGTGTTAAATTTACCTGCGTTTAAACAAACAAATATTATTATTAACGAAGATAAAAAGCTAGCATATCGTTCTAAGTTGCAAAAGATTATCCTAGCCTTAGGTGATGTTCCAAGAAGTCATATTGAGAATATGGCAAAAAGTGAGTACACATGGCTTTTCAATAATGACCGTGCTTGGATTGAGAATAATTTACCATTACCAAAAAATAAGATATATACTAGAAAGTTGGATTTCGCTTTATTAGATCATGAATTATGTGAGAAGTTAGAAAAAGTATCAAGAGTATTATATTCATCTAAAGCACAAAAAAAAATTATTACCAAGTATACAATTATTAACGCCTTAGACAAATCAGATAAAAACAGAATAGTACCATATTTAAATAAAGGGAAACTTCCTATGTGCTTGGAATTGTTAAATGAGTTGAAAGAAACAGAAGAAGAGTACTTAATTAGGATGAGAACACCTAAATTAGTACTCAGTTTATTAAGGAATGGATATAGAAATGTAACTTTTGAAAGTTTATGTAATAAGCAAACAATCAATAAATATTATCAAAATATTGATATTGACTTAAAAAATAAAATTATTGACATAATTGATAGAATAATGAAAGAGTATAATGAAGCTTTAGAAATTAACAAATGA
- a CDS encoding P-loop NTPase family protein yields MILKKLVVQGKLGFSLQFGRINYVLGENGNGKTTLIKLILYSLGTYIDSFIDEIAKNNLSNQVELDVELKNGYSYKFIRKLPHSESILIIPMDINGQLVEENVEIKNLEEFSDFLLTNEGYGRQEIAYGNNHKANMRYYFMLRAVTADQDTPAYKLLADLGGNNKSYINNQNLIKKAIIEALLGKENSEVQKARLKLQALLKERSIVISKIQVVDEVNDTNLEKKEEYNELIKLKKTNKGSLISLMILDSRKITLRLKMLNLLQNWSQ; encoded by the coding sequence ATGATTTTGAAAAAGCTTGTCGTACAAGGGAAGTTGGGCTTTAGTCTTCAATTTGGGAGAATAAATTATGTACTCGGCGAAAACGGTAATGGGAAAACTACATTAATAAAACTTATTCTTTACTCCCTTGGAACTTATATTGATTCATTTATTGATGAAATAGCAAAAAATAATCTCTCTAATCAAGTTGAACTTGATGTTGAATTAAAAAACGGTTATAGTTACAAATTTATTAGAAAATTGCCTCACTCTGAGTCTATATTAATTATCCCAATGGATATCAATGGTCAACTAGTTGAGGAAAATGTTGAAATAAAAAACCTTGAGGAGTTTTCAGATTTTTTACTAACAAATGAAGGATATGGTAGGCAGGAAATTGCATACGGAAATAATCACAAAGCAAATATGCGATACTACTTTATGTTAAGAGCTGTGACAGCCGATCAAGATACTCCTGCATATAAATTATTAGCAGATTTGGGTGGTAATAATAAAAGTTATATTAATAATCAAAATTTGATCAAAAAGGCAATTATTGAAGCACTCTTAGGTAAAGAGAACTCTGAGGTACAGAAAGCAAGATTAAAATTACAGGCATTACTAAAGGAACGAAGTATTGTCATTTCAAAAATCCAAGTCGTTGATGAAGTAAATGATACTAATTTAGAAAAAAAAGAAGAGTACAATGAGCTTATTAAATTAAAAAAAACAAACAAAGGATCATTGATAAGCTTAATGATATTAGATTCGAGAAAGATAACCTTAAGATTGAAAATGTTAAATCTATTACAAAATTGGAGTCAATAA
- the istA gene encoding IS21 family transposase, protein MTQYREILRLHSQGISQRNIAVSCACSRNTVSKIIQRAEELRISWPLQKNLSDGELRQRLFAEVEKQPTRKHPDYEYIHREMAKSGVTLSLLWNEYCENCRSSQEIPLMYSQFCHHYQQYTLKSNATMRIQRKPGEQLEVDWAGQTASIIDRETGEIVTMYVFVGVLAYSQYAYVEAFSSQDQESWITAHIHMYQFFGGSTRVLIPDNLKTGVEKASGHSPVINRIYHEMAEHYNTAVIPARVRKPKDKPSVEGAVGVVSTWILAALRKQQCFSAAELNQAIREKLDVLNAKPFQKKEGSRRSVFMTEEKPFLLPLPATPYELATWKTATVQFNYHISVEKMHYSIPYEYIKHQVDVRMTRNVIEVFYNNNRVCSHPRLHGKPGQYSTIEDHMPENHKKFIQWNANRFISWAQSVGAHTAIATQAILASHKVEQQGYRSCMALLKLADKYGVVRLEAACAKALSYTPRPNFQSIKTILTTGQDRLETAPETKVPSPSSENHGFTRGADYYGRG, encoded by the coding sequence ATGACCCAATATCGTGAAATCCTGCGGCTTCATAGTCAAGGGATCAGTCAGCGTAACATCGCTGTCAGTTGCGCCTGCTCTCGCAACACCGTTTCCAAAATCATTCAACGAGCAGAAGAACTTCGAATATCGTGGCCGTTACAGAAAAATCTGTCGGATGGCGAGCTTCGTCAGCGCCTGTTTGCCGAAGTCGAAAAGCAACCCACTCGTAAGCACCCGGACTACGAATACATTCACAGGGAGATGGCCAAGAGCGGCGTAACACTCAGCTTACTTTGGAATGAATACTGCGAGAACTGCCGGTCGAGCCAAGAGATCCCCCTTATGTATTCTCAGTTCTGCCATCACTATCAGCAGTACACTTTGAAATCGAACGCAACTATGCGAATTCAGCGCAAGCCAGGCGAACAACTTGAGGTGGACTGGGCCGGGCAAACCGCGTCCATCATTGACCGCGAGACTGGCGAGATTGTTACGATGTATGTTTTTGTAGGAGTGCTGGCCTACAGTCAGTACGCTTATGTGGAAGCATTCTCTTCTCAAGATCAGGAGAGCTGGATCACCGCCCATATCCATATGTATCAATTCTTTGGCGGGTCCACCCGTGTACTCATACCGGACAACCTAAAGACCGGCGTGGAAAAGGCATCAGGGCACTCTCCTGTGATCAATAGGATCTATCACGAAATGGCCGAACATTACAACACCGCCGTCATTCCTGCGCGTGTCCGTAAACCCAAGGACAAGCCTAGTGTAGAGGGAGCCGTTGGCGTGGTCTCCACATGGATTCTAGCCGCACTACGTAAACAACAGTGTTTTAGTGCTGCCGAATTAAATCAGGCTATTCGGGAGAAGCTTGATGTCTTAAATGCAAAGCCTTTTCAGAAAAAAGAAGGGAGCAGGCGCAGTGTGTTTATGACGGAAGAAAAACCGTTTCTACTCCCCTTGCCTGCTACCCCATATGAGTTGGCGACCTGGAAGACCGCCACTGTCCAATTCAATTATCATATAAGCGTAGAGAAAATGCACTACTCCATCCCCTATGAATATATCAAGCATCAGGTCGATGTCCGCATGACTCGCAATGTTATTGAGGTCTTCTACAACAATAACCGAGTATGCTCCCACCCGAGGCTCCATGGTAAACCAGGGCAATATAGCACCATAGAAGATCACATGCCTGAAAACCATAAGAAGTTCATTCAATGGAACGCCAATCGCTTTATCTCTTGGGCACAAAGTGTTGGTGCACATACCGCAATTGCAACCCAGGCGATCCTCGCTTCCCACAAAGTAGAGCAACAGGGCTACAGAAGCTGCATGGCACTCCTGAAGCTTGCCGACAAGTACGGTGTTGTTCGTCTCGAAGCAGCTTGTGCCAAAGCGCTATCCTACACACCAAGACCAAACTTCCAAAGTATCAAAACGATCTTGACTACCGGTCAGGATCGGCTTGAAACAGCACCGGAAACAAAAGTGCCATCACCTTCTTCTGAAAACCACGGGTTCACTCGTGGTGCAGATTATTACGGGAGGGGCTAA
- the istB gene encoding IS21-like element helper ATPase IstB, with amino-acid sequence MAHEPTLRKLHEMRLATMADSYQNQLLDSNFQALSFEERFGLLVDLEWSRRKNNRLSSLIRKADFQQNNACIEDVEYHADRKLDRTQILRLATGAYIQDKLIIIIMGASGAGKTYLACAFGIAACRNFYPVKYIRLPELLNELAVARGEGIYQRVMKTYKKIPLLILDEWLLVSLKESEARDLLEIVEARHEKGSTIFCSQFTPAGWHGKIGENTLADAILDRIVHSSYTITIEGMDSMRKRKGLIN; translated from the coding sequence ATGGCGCACGAACCTACCTTACGCAAACTACATGAAATGCGCCTCGCTACAATGGCGGATTCTTACCAGAATCAGTTGTTAGATTCAAATTTCCAAGCCCTGTCGTTTGAAGAACGCTTTGGGCTACTTGTGGATCTAGAGTGGTCCAGGCGTAAGAATAACCGGCTTTCCTCGTTGATCCGAAAAGCAGATTTTCAGCAAAACAACGCCTGCATTGAGGACGTTGAATATCACGCTGATCGAAAACTTGACCGGACGCAAATCCTTCGATTAGCAACCGGCGCGTACATTCAGGACAAGCTCATTATCATCATCATGGGAGCATCCGGTGCAGGGAAGACTTATCTGGCTTGCGCCTTCGGAATTGCAGCCTGCAGGAACTTCTACCCGGTCAAATATATACGTTTGCCTGAACTACTGAATGAGTTGGCAGTGGCGCGCGGCGAAGGGATCTATCAAAGAGTGATGAAAACCTACAAGAAGATTCCTTTATTGATCTTGGACGAGTGGCTGCTTGTCTCGTTGAAAGAAAGCGAAGCACGGGATCTGCTCGAGATCGTGGAGGCTCGCCATGAAAAAGGTTCTACCATATTCTGCTCGCAGTTCACTCCTGCCGGCTGGCACGGAAAAATCGGTGAGAATACATTAGCAGATGCTATCCTTGATCGAATCGTGCATTCATCCTACACGATCACGATTGAAGGCATGGACTCCATGCGAAAGCGCAAAGGACTTATAAACTAA